One window from the genome of Paraclostridium sordellii encodes:
- a CDS encoding PTS transporter subunit EIIC, translated as MLQFLQRIGKAIMLPIAALPVAGILLGVGGALLNIAALQNAPAIYQPLIGFVSIPAVTVILKIMQGVGDIVFGNLPLLFAVGTAVGLAKEDKGTSALASVFGFLIMNQVISVLLGLGVTQLGVITPDNTPAQYATYVTTTLGIHTLNMSVFGGIITGIVTATLHNKYYNIQLPQVIGFFSGSRFVPIVVSIVMAIVGALLAYIWPFVQDGIAYIALGVNNAGVIGTFFYGLIERALIPFGLHHVFYTPFWFGSFVDGHVLIDGAWQTVQGANYAYFAQLGSMQDLVGASPETMAKIVSGTTRFMAGKFPFMMFGLPAAALAMYHTAAPSKKKIVGSLLLSAAVTSFLTGITEPLEFTFLFVAPVLYGVHCILAGISFLLMDLLNVFIGMTFSGGFIDFSLFGILPAGAGVPTNWLRVIMVGAVYAVVYYFLFKFLILKFNLKTPGRDENEEETKLYTKADYQAGKGAKSGNSEIEENAPYVLEALGGSENIVSVDACITRLRVEVKDTTKVEKDKFKSLGAVGVMEVGKGIQVIYGAKADAYKQQINKILGK; from the coding sequence ATGCTTCAGTTTTTACAAAGAATAGGTAAAGCTATAATGCTTCCAATCGCAGCATTACCTGTTGCAGGTATTTTACTTGGAGTTGGTGGAGCTTTACTTAATATAGCAGCATTACAAAATGCACCAGCTATATATCAACCTCTTATAGGGTTTGTATCAATTCCAGCAGTTACTGTAATATTAAAAATAATGCAAGGAGTAGGAGATATAGTATTTGGAAACTTACCACTTCTATTTGCAGTAGGTACAGCTGTAGGTCTTGCTAAAGAAGACAAAGGTACATCTGCACTTGCTTCAGTATTTGGATTCTTAATAATGAATCAAGTTATAAGTGTATTATTAGGATTAGGAGTTACTCAGTTAGGTGTTATAACACCAGATAATACTCCGGCTCAATATGCAACATATGTAACTACTACATTAGGTATACATACACTTAATATGTCAGTATTTGGGGGTATTATAACAGGTATAGTTACAGCTACATTACACAATAAATACTATAATATACAATTACCTCAAGTTATAGGATTCTTCTCAGGATCAAGATTTGTTCCAATAGTAGTTTCTATAGTTATGGCAATTGTAGGTGCTCTACTAGCATATATATGGCCATTTGTTCAAGATGGAATAGCATATATAGCATTAGGTGTTAATAATGCAGGCGTAATAGGAACATTTTTCTATGGACTTATTGAAAGAGCTTTAATACCATTTGGATTACACCATGTATTCTATACACCATTCTGGTTTGGTTCTTTTGTTGATGGACATGTTTTAATAGATGGAGCTTGGCAAACTGTTCAAGGTGCTAACTATGCGTACTTTGCTCAATTAGGAAGTATGCAAGATTTAGTAGGAGCATCTCCAGAGACTATGGCGAAAATAGTTTCAGGAACAACAAGATTTATGGCCGGTAAATTCCCATTCATGATGTTTGGATTACCAGCAGCAGCATTAGCTATGTATCATACAGCAGCACCAAGTAAGAAAAAAATTGTAGGAAGTTTATTATTATCAGCAGCAGTTACATCTTTCTTAACTGGTATAACAGAACCTTTAGAGTTCACATTCTTATTTGTTGCACCAGTTTTATATGGAGTTCACTGTATACTTGCAGGTATATCATTCTTATTAATGGATTTATTAAATGTATTTATAGGAATGACATTCTCTGGAGGGTTTATAGATTTCTCACTATTTGGGATACTTCCAGCAGGAGCAGGAGTACCAACTAATTGGTTAAGAGTTATAATGGTTGGAGCTGTATATGCAGTAGTTTACTACTTCTTATTCAAGTTCTTAATACTTAAGTTTAATTTAAAAACTCCAGGTAGAGATGAGAATGAAGAAGAAACTAAGTTATATACTAAAGCTGACTATCAAGCAGGAAAAGGTGCTAAAAGTGGAAATAGTGAAATAGAAGAAAATGCACCATATGTTTTAGAAGCATTAGGTGGATCTGAAAATATAGTTTCAGTAGATGCATGTATAACTAGACTAAGAGTAGAGGTTAAAGATACAACAAAAGTTGAAAAAGATAAATTTAAATCATTAGGAGCAGTTGGTGTTATGGAAGTCGGTAAAGGTATACAAGTAATATATGGAGCTAAAGCTGATGCATATAAACAACAAATAAATAAAATTTTAGGAAAATAA
- a CDS encoding PRD domain-containing protein has translation MYRIVKSFNNNVILCIEEGKNKECILVGSGIGFKASVNSIFDNVEKIEKIFVINEERYKSLEELYDTINPSYIGVATESLSTLDGSIELDINNKSHMALLDHLVFAIERYYDDICLENQFKAELKALYEYEWELAKKIVDFINKSLGINLTEDEVAFVTMHINGILNKTKAVDSAKQAVIIKESIDFLEKELDIRISKDSIYYNRLIIHLRLAINRTVKGIYEENMLLEHIKEKLSNSFNISKLLCEYLNTNHNIELNEGEMGFIALHIDRLMTKTM, from the coding sequence ATGTATAGAATTGTAAAAAGCTTTAATAATAACGTTATTTTATGTATAGAAGAAGGGAAAAATAAAGAGTGTATACTAGTAGGTAGTGGAATTGGATTTAAAGCATCTGTAAATTCCATATTTGATAATGTAGAAAAGATTGAAAAAATATTTGTTATAAATGAAGAGCGATATAAAAGTTTAGAGGAATTATACGATACAATTAATCCAAGCTATATTGGAGTTGCAACTGAAAGTTTATCTACATTAGATGGTAGTATCGAACTTGATATTAATAACAAATCTCACATGGCCTTACTAGATCACTTAGTGTTTGCTATAGAAAGATATTATGATGATATATGCCTGGAAAACCAATTCAAAGCAGAATTAAAAGCCTTATATGAATATGAGTGGGAGTTAGCTAAAAAAATAGTAGATTTTATTAATAAATCTTTAGGGATAAATCTTACAGAAGATGAAGTTGCTTTTGTAACTATGCATATAAATGGAATATTAAATAAAACTAAGGCAGTAGACAGTGCAAAACAAGCTGTAATAATAAAAGAATCAATTGATTTTCTGGAGAAGGAACTAGATATAAGAATAAGCAAAGATTCAATTTATTATAATAGATTGATAATTCACCTAAGATTAGCTATAAATAGAACGGTCAAAGGGATATATGAGGAAAACATGCTCCTAGAACATATAAAAGAAAAGCTTAGCAATTCATTTAATATATCAAAATTATTATGTGAATATTTAAACACAAATCATAATATAGAATTAAATGAAGGTGAGATGGGATTTATAGCATTACATATAGATAGATTAATGACAAAAACTATGTAG